A window of Paenibacillus sp. 19GGS1-52 contains these coding sequences:
- a CDS encoding sporulation protein Cse60: MIQVKEFVDADNSYAENKANEFLAGLQEDQVVNVCYGSVVKASRDGVQHQRSTILIVYKTYEKQ; this comes from the coding sequence ATGATACAAGTGAAAGAATTTGTGGATGCGGATAATTCTTATGCAGAAAATAAGGCGAATGAGTTCTTGGCGGGGCTACAAGAGGATCAGGTTGTGAATGTATGTTACGGGTCAGTTGTTAAAGCATCACGTGATGGAGTACAACATCAGAGAAGTACTATTCTGATCGTTTACAAGACGTATGAGAAGCAATAG
- a CDS encoding WYL domain-containing transcriptional regulator: MTDKIIRIFKIISAIQSHPGIKAADLALKCEVNIRTIYRDLEVLSLIAPVTNEGRGMGYKFMGKFFLYPLDFSEQEALAFSLLPSVLTPDKIPQGFNTAYDKVLGTHLKEKSKQNDILENIADIIQMGKPAYRKESQNFLQPIIEAILEQRSIRAIYHSQSRNATTEREIDPYYLIPRDQRFYLIGFCHLKQAIRTFRISRFQQVEITSSAFDKGTFNIKQYLKNTWSIDRGSKNITFKVRFRSEIARYIKEEELFVHPRMRDEEDGSLNFEVTVNNEKEFMKWILQYGPNAEIIEPVSAREQLKQQLEQWMSIYQNSSQPDKLY; this comes from the coding sequence ATGACTGATAAAATAATTCGAATCTTCAAGATTATTAGTGCCATACAGTCTCATCCAGGAATAAAAGCTGCTGATTTGGCCCTCAAATGTGAGGTGAATATTCGAACAATCTATAGAGACCTGGAAGTGCTCAGTCTTATTGCCCCGGTCACGAATGAGGGTAGAGGTATGGGCTATAAGTTTATGGGTAAGTTTTTTTTATACCCACTTGATTTCTCTGAGCAGGAGGCGCTAGCTTTTTCACTGTTACCTTCCGTGTTGACTCCAGATAAAATCCCACAGGGCTTTAATACAGCTTACGATAAAGTGCTGGGTACACATCTGAAGGAGAAATCAAAGCAGAACGATATTCTAGAGAACATAGCGGATATTATCCAGATGGGTAAGCCTGCTTACCGAAAGGAAAGCCAGAACTTCCTGCAGCCTATTATTGAGGCTATTTTGGAGCAAAGGAGCATCCGTGCGATCTATCATTCACAGTCGCGTAATGCGACAACAGAACGTGAAATCGATCCTTATTATTTGATTCCGCGTGATCAGCGCTTCTATTTAATCGGCTTCTGCCACTTAAAGCAAGCGATCCGGACCTTTCGGATTAGCCGATTTCAGCAGGTGGAAATTACATCCTCGGCTTTTGATAAAGGAACCTTTAATATCAAGCAATATTTGAAAAATACGTGGTCTATTGACCGTGGCAGTAAAAATATAACGTTCAAGGTTCGTTTTCGCTCGGAGATAGCCCGCTATATTAAAGAAGAAGAGTTGTTTGTCCACCCACGGATGAGGGATGAAGAGGACGGTAGCTTAAACTTCGAGGTTACAGTAAATAATGAGAAAGAATTCATGAAATGGATTCTGCAATATGGGCCTAATGCAGAGATTATAGAGCCAGTATCGGCAAGAGAGCAATTAAAGCAACAGTTGGAGCAGTGGATGAGTATTTATCAGAACTCATCTCAACCGGATAAGTTGTATTAA